A window from Glandiceps talaboti chromosome 15, keGlaTala1.1, whole genome shotgun sequence encodes these proteins:
- the LOC144446602 gene encoding putative G-protein coupled receptor No18 codes for MVQFNNTTISVVTILTPVPEAISAGILFSLLIIATAFGNLLVITSVLTQRTLQLVQNYFIVSLAVADLLVAIYIMPLSTINYLYGYWIFSYSLCDIWLTSDVFLCTASILNLCAIALDRYWAITDPIAYSAKRTKKRVLIIIAFVWVLSALVSMPPLVGWNDHNRYYGVEPWRRVCLLTSEKGYVIYSALGSFYIPFIVMAVVYFRIYKAASLRLRKRRHASTATFTSQPTHLKPSSSSDSNFQDGSSRNASAIGPPSVTITANSSVKDMIDQMREEKQRISVSKERKAARTLGIIMGGFVLSWLPFFIMYIILPFCGNSCKVERHLEAFIIWIGYANSCCNPVIYTIFNREFRNAFTRMICGRCRFGSAALRAY; via the coding sequence ATGGTACAATTTAACAACACAACGATTTCTGTTGTCACGATATTAACTCCGGTTCCAGAGGCAATCTCAGCCGGCATTCTATTTTCTTTGCTGATCATCGCTACTGCGTTCGGTAATCTCCTCGTAATAACGTCGGTGCTTACTCAGCGAACATTGCAACTGGTTCAAAATTATTTCATCGTATCGCTCGCTGTAGCTGACTTGTTGGTCGCTATCTATATCATGCCGCTGTCTACCATCAATTATCTGTATGGATATTGGATATTCAGTTACTCACTCTGTGATATTTGGTTGACCAGCGATGTGTTCTTGTGCACGGCATCCATTCTCAATCTGTGTGCCATTGCTTTAGATCGCTACTGGGCCATTACTGATCCGATTGCATATTCTGCCAAACGCACAAAGAAACGGGTGCTCATCATCATCGCCTTCGTGTGGGTGCTAAGTGCCCTAGTGTCGATGCCTCCCTTGGTAGGCTGGAACGACCACAACAGATATTACGGTGTCGAGCCGTGGAGAAGGGTATGTCTCTTAACATCTGAAAAGGGGTACGTAATATACTCTGCTCTGGGTTCCTTCTATATACCTTTCATTGTTATGGCTGTTGTATATTTTCGTATTTATAAAGCCGCAAGCCTTCGTCTACGTAAACGCCGCCACGCCAGTACAGCAACATTTACAAGTCAACCGACGCATCTGAAACCCAGTTCAAGTAGTGATAGCAATTTCCAAGATGGATCGAGTCGAAATGCTTCAGCAATAGGTCCACCCTCTGTGACAATTACTGCTAATTCAAGCGTAAAGGACATGATTGATCAAATGCGGGAAGAAAAACAAAGGATATCAGTTAGTAAGGAGCGGAAAGCTGCACGAACATTGGGTATCATCATGGGTGGATTCGTGTTGAGTTGGCTGCCATTCTtcataatgtacataattttgcCCTTTTGTGGGAACTCATGTAAGGTCGAAAGACATCTCGAGGCTTTTATCATATGGATCGGTTACGCAAACAGTTGTTGCAACCCCGTCATATATACTATTTTCAATCGGGAGTTTCGAAATGCTTTTACCAGGATGATATGCGGAAGATGCCGATTTGGTTCAGCGGCACTAAGAGCATACTGA